A stretch of Caenibius tardaugens NBRC 16725 DNA encodes these proteins:
- a CDS encoding YbdD/YjiX family protein produces MNGFWRKLRETALLMVGQPDYDAYLAHMAAHHPGQPPMDRVAFFRNREQARYGSKGAGRCC; encoded by the coding sequence ATGAACGGGTTCTGGCGCAAGCTTCGCGAAACTGCGCTGCTGATGGTCGGCCAGCCGGACTATGATGCCTATCTGGCGCATATGGCGGCCCACCATCCCGGTCAACCGCCGATGGACCGCGTGGCGTTCTTCCGAAATCGGGAACAGGCCCGTTACGGTTCCAAGGGTGCCGGGCGCTGTTGCTGA